A part of Nitrospirota bacterium genomic DNA contains:
- a CDS encoding aminotransferase class I/II-fold pyridoxal phosphate-dependent enzyme, whose protein sequence is MSNNHKRIFLSPPHMGGQELEFVKQAFESNYIAPLGPHVDAFEKEFSALIGIPHSLAVSSGTAALHLALRLLGVGPGDEVIAPSFTFIGGVSPVTFLGGTLSFIDSDRDSWNIDPDLLKEELTFRNKQGRLPKAVITADILGQAADIDRILDSCNQYSIPVVSDSAEALGATYKDRQAGRGAAFTVYSFNGNKIITTSGGGMLASDDAALIEKAKFLSHQARDAAPHYEHTQIGYNYRMSNIVAAIGRGQLQVLNERVERKRWICDYYRKALSEIPGIEFMPEASYGRATRWLTVILVTPEVFGADREAVRQTLEKENIESRPVWKPMHLQPVFKGAPMRGGSVCEDLFARGLCLPSGTAMTEIDLERIVETIRRLTS, encoded by the coding sequence ATGTCGAATAACCATAAACGCATCTTCCTCTCCCCTCCCCACATGGGCGGACAGGAGCTTGAATTTGTCAAACAGGCCTTTGAAAGCAACTATATCGCGCCATTAGGGCCGCACGTTGATGCATTTGAAAAGGAATTTTCTGCGCTAATCGGTATTCCCCATTCACTTGCCGTCTCGAGCGGCACGGCTGCCCTGCATCTTGCCCTGCGCCTGCTGGGGGTTGGCCCGGGCGATGAAGTTATCGCGCCTTCTTTTACCTTCATTGGCGGCGTCAGCCCAGTCACCTTTCTGGGTGGAACGCTTTCTTTCATCGATTCTGACAGGGATTCGTGGAATATTGACCCCGATCTGCTGAAGGAAGAGCTGACATTCAGAAATAAGCAGGGGCGACTGCCGAAGGCGGTCATTACCGCAGACATCCTGGGGCAGGCTGCTGATATAGACCGGATACTCGATAGCTGCAATCAGTATAGTATCCCTGTGGTCTCAGACTCTGCAGAGGCCCTTGGGGCAACGTATAAGGATCGGCAGGCAGGACGCGGTGCAGCCTTTACAGTCTATTCCTTCAATGGAAACAAGATCATCACCACATCCGGCGGAGGCATGCTGGCCTCTGACGATGCTGCGCTCATAGAAAAGGCAAAATTCCTTTCCCATCAGGCGCGGGATGCAGCCCCTCATTACGAGCATACGCAGATAGGCTACAACTACCGGATGAGCAACATTGTGGCTGCTATTGGCCGAGGCCAGCTGCAAGTTCTTAATGAGCGGGTAGAAAGAAAGCGCTGGATATGTGACTATTACCGTAAGGCCCTATCTGAAATTCCAGGAATAGAATTCATGCCTGAGGCCTCTTACGGACGGGCCACCCGCTGGCTGACTGTCATTCTGGTCACACCAGAAGTTTTCGGTGCTGATCGCGAGGCAGTTCGGCAGACCCTCGAAAAAGAGAATATCGAGTCTCGCCCTGTCTGGAAGCCGATGCATCTGCAGCCGGTCTTCAAAGGTGCGCCTATGCGCGGTGGCAGCGTCTGCGAAGACCTCTTCGCCCGAGGGTTATGTTTGCCTTCCGGCACAGCGATGACAGAAATTGATTTAGAGAGAATCGTTGAGACAATCAGAAGGCTGACAAGCTAA
- a CDS encoding acyltransferase, which translates to MSERFKDWKPPVIKDGKLTKYNWLIQHKDNLKLGYKTDIGAFTYINAKHGVVIEDYVQLGSHCSIYSISTIDNKIGQVLLKKNCKIGSHSVIMPGVTVGENAVIGAFSFVNKNIPDNATAVGVPAKVVKKRKKKNVE; encoded by the coding sequence AAAGACTGGAAGCCGCCGGTTATCAAGGACGGGAAATTGACCAAATACAACTGGCTGATCCAGCACAAGGACAATCTTAAACTCGGATATAAAACCGACATCGGCGCATTTACTTATATTAATGCAAAGCACGGCGTTGTTATAGAAGATTATGTGCAGCTCGGCTCGCACTGTTCAATCTATTCCATTTCTACCATTGACAATAAAATCGGGCAGGTTCTATTAAAGAAAAACTGTAAGATCGGCAGCCACAGTGTCATAATGCCCGGAGTGACTGTTGGCGAAAATGCTGTAATAGGGGCCTTCAGCTTTGTGAATAAGAATATCCCTGACAATGCAACGGCAGTTGGTGTTCCGGCTAAAGTTGTAAAAAAACGCAAAAAGAAGAATGTCGAATAA